A single region of the Hemiscyllium ocellatum isolate sHemOce1 chromosome 21, sHemOce1.pat.X.cur, whole genome shotgun sequence genome encodes:
- the tmem203 gene encoding transmembrane protein 203: MLFSLRELVQWLGFATFEMLLHLVAFLVFSVLLAVKVDNFAKLDWWYVFIPLFTADGLSTYFTVIVSIRLFQDGEKRLAVMRLFWILTVLSLKFVFEMLLCQKLEGQSSQLWYGLIMSPIFILLQLLMIRACRVN; this comes from the coding sequence ATGCTGTTCTCACTGCGGGAGCTGGTGCAGTGGCTGGGATTTGCCACGTTTGAAATGCTGCTGCACCTAGTTGCCTTCCTGGTATTCTCCGTGCTGCTTGCTGTGAAGGTGGACAATTTTGCGAAGTTGGACTGGTGGTATGTTTTCATCCCACTCTTCACTGCTGATGGGCTCAGCACCTACTTTACCGTGATTGTTTCCATTCGCCTGTTCCAGGACGGGGAGAAACGTTTGGCTGTCATGCGTCTTTTCTGGATCCTGACTGTCCTCAGCCTGAAGTTTGTCTTTGAGATGCTGTTGTGCCAGAAACTGGAGGGACAGAGTTCCCAGCTGTGGTATGGCCTCATCATGTCGCCCATCTTCATTCTCCTCCAGCTGTTGATGATTCGAGCTTGTCGAGTCAACTGA